In a single window of the Branchiostoma floridae strain S238N-H82 chromosome 2, Bfl_VNyyK, whole genome shotgun sequence genome:
- the LOC118409761 gene encoding uncharacterized protein LOC118409761 isoform X2 has protein sequence MPTENQLLHTVRHVGTGGEMPRKGGSLDTAGRYLAEFGQAGQVGDRRDWDINDASLPEACRLDPFHEWPDGNVRLVFDASDTDARKHVSGWAMRNTNNHNCHILKKSCLGVLVCALHCTTPDGGKIHMRPAICDKARKKQLGKQCPNGSCQGRLELMPCRGHCGYPVTHFWRQENNVIFFQAKGTHDHPRPEPKASAEARRNLSGRRYSIAKGRSDCLYEGTHAQYVGEGTLKRSRAKMMSTLWDSSPLKKMCLDPFTDKTRSLIAEDQFYLHNYPALPDGKMKDHVTHAVTEPYCSTSTSPVLYGRHKRQEWAVQKCPGGAIWDGQVNKPGNYGHGGSDGDACSSPVTMTTCSQEQRPVDAMPNSSPDGSWGQHSPYQPGAVHGSGGNALSVYSNVHVHQQSFLVRSETIIVTNNNASPSNGAAYPVEKWAVVDGPGSDGDSDGVIRHSGTTRSSFPSNMSPSNAVTFDYPQGDSCHDNQTSTELQRERSLPSIGCFIPETSPGTAANQGQSPPHARYEQAAASYPQGSKPEGSPFSGETRWLPCGRDTAKSDPISVPSVYQSCRYANSPSALVMATTSGPGHFATELPPSGYTTCASTALPCV, from the exons GCTTGTCGGCTGGACCCCTTCCATGAGTGGCCTGACGGTAACGTCCGGCTGGTGTTCGACGCTAGCGACACGGACGCGCGGAAACACGTGAGCGGCTGGGCCATGCGCAACACCAACAACCACAACTGTCACATCCTCAAGAAGTCGTGCCTGGGAGTTCTGGTCTGCGCACTGCACTGTACAACTCCTGACGGCGGCAAAATACACATGCGACCTGCCATATGTGACAAGGCTAGGAAGAAACAATTAG GTAAGCAGTGCCCGAACGGTTCGTGCCAGGGCCGGCTGGAGCTGATGCCGTGCCGCGGACACTGCGGCTATCCCGTCACGCACTTCTGGCGCCAGGAGAACAACGTCATTTTCTTCCAG GCCAAAGGGACGCACGACCATCCGCGGCCTGAGCCCAAGGCATCAGCAGAGGCCAGACGGAACCTTTCTGGAAGGAGATACTCTATCGCAAAG GGGAGGAGTGACTGTCTGTACGAAGGCACGCATGCGCAGTACGTTGGTGAAGGCACGCTGAAGAGGAGCCGGGCTAAGATGATGTCTACCTTGTGGGACTCGAGCCCTCTCAAGAAGATGTGCTTAGATCCATTCACAG ACAAAACTCGGAGCCTTATTGCAGAGGACCAATTCTATCTGCACAACTACCCCGCATTGCCTGACGGGAAGATGAAGGATCACGTGACCCATGCCGTCACCGAGCCCTACTGCAGCACGTCCACTTCACCTGTCCTGTACGGTCGCCACAAACGACAAGAGTGGGCCGTTCAGAAGTGTCCAGGCGGCGCCATTTGGGACGGACAGGTCAACAAACCCGGCAACTATGGCCATGGCGGCAGCGACGGGGATGCCTGTAGTTCTCCTGTCACCATGACGACGTGCTCCCAAGAACAGCGCCCTGTCGACGCCATGCCGAACTCTTCTCCAGACGGTTCCTGGGGTCAGCACTCCCCCTACCAGCCGGGCGCGGTGCACGGTAGTGGCGGGAACGCTCTGTCCGTTTATTCGAACGTCCACGTCCACCAGCAATCCTTCCTGGTCAGGTCTGAGACCATCATCGTCACCAACAACAACGCCTCCCCCTCCAACGGCGCCGCCTACCCCGTGGAGAAATGGGCGGTAGTGGACGGGCCCGGCTCCGACGGCGACTCGGACGGCGTCATCAGACACAGTGGAACAACTCGGTCGTCCTTCCCGAGCAATATGAGCCCTTCAAACGCAGTGACCTTTGACTATCCTCAAGGAGacagttgccatgacaaccaaaCGTCCACAGAGCTACAACGGGAGAGATCTCTGCCCAGCATCGGCTGCTTCATCCCTGAAACGTCACCAGGCACAGCAGCCAATCAGGGACAGTCGCCGCCGCATGCGCGATACGAACAAGCAGCAGCCTCCTACCCACAGGGTAGTAAACCGGAGGGTTCACCCTTCTCAGGagaaacaagatggctgccgtgtgGCCGAGACACGGCTAAGTCCGACCCCATCTCTGTCCCCTCCGTGTACCAGAGCTGTAGGTACGCCAACTCACCCAGTGCGCTTGTCATGGCCACCACGTCCGGCCCTGGGCACTTCGCCACCGAGTTGCCGCCCAGTGGGTACACCACCTGCGCCTCAACGGCTTTGCCCTGTGTTTGA
- the LOC118409761 gene encoding uncharacterized protein LOC118409761 isoform X4: protein MPRKGGSLDTAGRYLAEFGQAGQVGDRRDWDINDASLPEACRLDPFHEWPDGNVRLVFDASDTDARKHVSGWAMRNTNNHNCHILKKSCLGVLVCALHCTTPDGGKIHMRPAICDKARKKQLGKQCPNGSCQGRLELMPCRGHCGYPVTHFWRQENNVIFFQAKGTHDHPRPEPKASAEARRNLSGRRYSIAKQGRSDCLYEGTHAQYVGEGTLKRSRAKMMSTLWDSSPLKKMCLDPFTDKTRSLIAEDQFYLHNYPALPDGKMKDHVTHAVTEPYCSTSTSPVLYGRHKRQEWAVQKCPGGAIWDGQVNKPGNYGHGGSDGDACSSPVTMTTCSQEQRPVDAMPNSSPDGSWGQHSPYQPGAVHGSGGNALSVYSNVHVHQQSFLVRSETIIVTNNNASPSNGAAYPVEKWAVVDGPGSDGDSDGVIRHSGTTRSSFPSNMSPSNAVTFDYPQGDSCHDNQTSTELQRERSLPSIGCFIPETSPGTAANQGQSPPHARYEQAAASYPQGSKPEGSPFSGETRWLPCGRDTAKSDPISVPSVYQSCRYANSPSALVMATTSGPGHFATELPPSGYTTCASTALPCV from the exons GCTTGTCGGCTGGACCCCTTCCATGAGTGGCCTGACGGTAACGTCCGGCTGGTGTTCGACGCTAGCGACACGGACGCGCGGAAACACGTGAGCGGCTGGGCCATGCGCAACACCAACAACCACAACTGTCACATCCTCAAGAAGTCGTGCCTGGGAGTTCTGGTCTGCGCACTGCACTGTACAACTCCTGACGGCGGCAAAATACACATGCGACCTGCCATATGTGACAAGGCTAGGAAGAAACAATTAG GTAAGCAGTGCCCGAACGGTTCGTGCCAGGGCCGGCTGGAGCTGATGCCGTGCCGCGGACACTGCGGCTATCCCGTCACGCACTTCTGGCGCCAGGAGAACAACGTCATTTTCTTCCAG GCCAAAGGGACGCACGACCATCCGCGGCCTGAGCCCAAGGCATCAGCAGAGGCCAGACGGAACCTTTCTGGAAGGAGATACTCTATCGCAAAG CAGGGGAGGAGTGACTGTCTGTACGAAGGCACGCATGCGCAGTACGTTGGTGAAGGCACGCTGAAGAGGAGCCGGGCTAAGATGATGTCTACCTTGTGGGACTCGAGCCCTCTCAAGAAGATGTGCTTAGATCCATTCACAG ACAAAACTCGGAGCCTTATTGCAGAGGACCAATTCTATCTGCACAACTACCCCGCATTGCCTGACGGGAAGATGAAGGATCACGTGACCCATGCCGTCACCGAGCCCTACTGCAGCACGTCCACTTCACCTGTCCTGTACGGTCGCCACAAACGACAAGAGTGGGCCGTTCAGAAGTGTCCAGGCGGCGCCATTTGGGACGGACAGGTCAACAAACCCGGCAACTATGGCCATGGCGGCAGCGACGGGGATGCCTGTAGTTCTCCTGTCACCATGACGACGTGCTCCCAAGAACAGCGCCCTGTCGACGCCATGCCGAACTCTTCTCCAGACGGTTCCTGGGGTCAGCACTCCCCCTACCAGCCGGGCGCGGTGCACGGTAGTGGCGGGAACGCTCTGTCCGTTTATTCGAACGTCCACGTCCACCAGCAATCCTTCCTGGTCAGGTCTGAGACCATCATCGTCACCAACAACAACGCCTCCCCCTCCAACGGCGCCGCCTACCCCGTGGAGAAATGGGCGGTAGTGGACGGGCCCGGCTCCGACGGCGACTCGGACGGCGTCATCAGACACAGTGGAACAACTCGGTCGTCCTTCCCGAGCAATATGAGCCCTTCAAACGCAGTGACCTTTGACTATCCTCAAGGAGacagttgccatgacaaccaaaCGTCCACAGAGCTACAACGGGAGAGATCTCTGCCCAGCATCGGCTGCTTCATCCCTGAAACGTCACCAGGCACAGCAGCCAATCAGGGACAGTCGCCGCCGCATGCGCGATACGAACAAGCAGCAGCCTCCTACCCACAGGGTAGTAAACCGGAGGGTTCACCCTTCTCAGGagaaacaagatggctgccgtgtgGCCGAGACACGGCTAAGTCCGACCCCATCTCTGTCCCCTCCGTGTACCAGAGCTGTAGGTACGCCAACTCACCCAGTGCGCTTGTCATGGCCACCACGTCCGGCCCTGGGCACTTCGCCACCGAGTTGCCGCCCAGTGGGTACACCACCTGCGCCTCAACGGCTTTGCCCTGTGTTTGA
- the LOC118409761 gene encoding uncharacterized protein LOC118409761 isoform X1, with protein sequence MPTENQLLHTVRHVGTGGEMPRKGGSLDTAGRYLAEFGQAGQVGDRRDWDINDASLPEACRLDPFHEWPDGNVRLVFDASDTDARKHVSGWAMRNTNNHNCHILKKSCLGVLVCALHCTTPDGGKIHMRPAICDKARKKQLGKQCPNGSCQGRLELMPCRGHCGYPVTHFWRQENNVIFFQAKGTHDHPRPEPKASAEARRNLSGRRYSIAKQGRSDCLYEGTHAQYVGEGTLKRSRAKMMSTLWDSSPLKKMCLDPFTDKTRSLIAEDQFYLHNYPALPDGKMKDHVTHAVTEPYCSTSTSPVLYGRHKRQEWAVQKCPGGAIWDGQVNKPGNYGHGGSDGDACSSPVTMTTCSQEQRPVDAMPNSSPDGSWGQHSPYQPGAVHGSGGNALSVYSNVHVHQQSFLVRSETIIVTNNNASPSNGAAYPVEKWAVVDGPGSDGDSDGVIRHSGTTRSSFPSNMSPSNAVTFDYPQGDSCHDNQTSTELQRERSLPSIGCFIPETSPGTAANQGQSPPHARYEQAAASYPQGSKPEGSPFSGETRWLPCGRDTAKSDPISVPSVYQSCRYANSPSALVMATTSGPGHFATELPPSGYTTCASTALPCV encoded by the exons GCTTGTCGGCTGGACCCCTTCCATGAGTGGCCTGACGGTAACGTCCGGCTGGTGTTCGACGCTAGCGACACGGACGCGCGGAAACACGTGAGCGGCTGGGCCATGCGCAACACCAACAACCACAACTGTCACATCCTCAAGAAGTCGTGCCTGGGAGTTCTGGTCTGCGCACTGCACTGTACAACTCCTGACGGCGGCAAAATACACATGCGACCTGCCATATGTGACAAGGCTAGGAAGAAACAATTAG GTAAGCAGTGCCCGAACGGTTCGTGCCAGGGCCGGCTGGAGCTGATGCCGTGCCGCGGACACTGCGGCTATCCCGTCACGCACTTCTGGCGCCAGGAGAACAACGTCATTTTCTTCCAG GCCAAAGGGACGCACGACCATCCGCGGCCTGAGCCCAAGGCATCAGCAGAGGCCAGACGGAACCTTTCTGGAAGGAGATACTCTATCGCAAAG CAGGGGAGGAGTGACTGTCTGTACGAAGGCACGCATGCGCAGTACGTTGGTGAAGGCACGCTGAAGAGGAGCCGGGCTAAGATGATGTCTACCTTGTGGGACTCGAGCCCTCTCAAGAAGATGTGCTTAGATCCATTCACAG ACAAAACTCGGAGCCTTATTGCAGAGGACCAATTCTATCTGCACAACTACCCCGCATTGCCTGACGGGAAGATGAAGGATCACGTGACCCATGCCGTCACCGAGCCCTACTGCAGCACGTCCACTTCACCTGTCCTGTACGGTCGCCACAAACGACAAGAGTGGGCCGTTCAGAAGTGTCCAGGCGGCGCCATTTGGGACGGACAGGTCAACAAACCCGGCAACTATGGCCATGGCGGCAGCGACGGGGATGCCTGTAGTTCTCCTGTCACCATGACGACGTGCTCCCAAGAACAGCGCCCTGTCGACGCCATGCCGAACTCTTCTCCAGACGGTTCCTGGGGTCAGCACTCCCCCTACCAGCCGGGCGCGGTGCACGGTAGTGGCGGGAACGCTCTGTCCGTTTATTCGAACGTCCACGTCCACCAGCAATCCTTCCTGGTCAGGTCTGAGACCATCATCGTCACCAACAACAACGCCTCCCCCTCCAACGGCGCCGCCTACCCCGTGGAGAAATGGGCGGTAGTGGACGGGCCCGGCTCCGACGGCGACTCGGACGGCGTCATCAGACACAGTGGAACAACTCGGTCGTCCTTCCCGAGCAATATGAGCCCTTCAAACGCAGTGACCTTTGACTATCCTCAAGGAGacagttgccatgacaaccaaaCGTCCACAGAGCTACAACGGGAGAGATCTCTGCCCAGCATCGGCTGCTTCATCCCTGAAACGTCACCAGGCACAGCAGCCAATCAGGGACAGTCGCCGCCGCATGCGCGATACGAACAAGCAGCAGCCTCCTACCCACAGGGTAGTAAACCGGAGGGTTCACCCTTCTCAGGagaaacaagatggctgccgtgtgGCCGAGACACGGCTAAGTCCGACCCCATCTCTGTCCCCTCCGTGTACCAGAGCTGTAGGTACGCCAACTCACCCAGTGCGCTTGTCATGGCCACCACGTCCGGCCCTGGGCACTTCGCCACCGAGTTGCCGCCCAGTGGGTACACCACCTGCGCCTCAACGGCTTTGCCCTGTGTTTGA
- the LOC118410230 gene encoding tripartite motif-containing protein 3-like, translating to MASSLLSQISEDFLKCQICHDTFKRPKVLSCLHTFCLQCLKSYLKKNPRVSIKTFLCPLCRQETATPPTGADGLKDNFFVSNLLEALSTLKTFKVKGFVACGGCSRSASSRCMECEDFLCVHCHGVHAKLKVTRDHTVLSIRELSSEGGSAQIRAYTKATLCPVHEGETMRFYCETCQKPICRDCTVLDHSKPDHKYVYFKDALSSRKDEIQDLLTSCRGMVEGLEETKERLESEEGELRETKEGTLKDIEEWVAGLVLDTQRKKEELKDQVETIYNEQLKELSAAKSRVEMTLNDIDSGCGFSEKVLDIGTDFEILSMRNEMAARLSDLTKMERPKVDQNRSGLIKFRPYGGIGELVKLGVGELDSRTVGELVVKFGGWGPQQGQFKHPGGVAVSSAGHIIVADTGNHRIQVFDSRGVFLRAFGFYGSADDAFSHPHDVAMTTDDRILVTDKGNKLVKLFTLEGKLIGKIGTGNLKEPTGVAVYKHGGVAVTDTRDVKTFTRTGVMSATCTSDDPGYSHYLCTDDEGRVYVSDFTNGFIKVLDQRHGLKSQWSAGWQEFRGDGWVFRQKRLAGPGGICLDKARNIIVADYHGNSVEVLDAVGVYKATVANGLNHPEGVALTPQGHVVVVDSGNNCIRVYKCSY from the exons ATGGCGTCTTCACTGTTGTCTCAGATCAGCGAGGACTTCTTGAAGTGCCAGATTTGTCACGACACGTTTAAGCGTCCCAAGGTGCTGTCCTGTCTCCACACCTTCTGTCTTCAGTGTCTGAAGAGCTACCTTAAGAAGAACCCGCGGGTCAGTATCAAGACGTTCCTCTGTCCGCTTTGTCGTCAGGAGACGGCGACGCCACCGACGGGCGCAGACGGTCTTAAGGATAACTTCTTCGTCTCCAATCTTCTGGAGGCCCTGTCGACGCTGAAGACGTTCAAGGTGAAGGGGTTTGTGGCTTGTGGAGGCTGCAGCCGCTCCGCCAGCTCCCGCTGTATGGAGTGTGAGGACTTCCTGTGCGTCCACTGTCATGGCGTCCACGCCAAGCTGAAGGTGACGCGTGATCACACCGTGCTGTCAATCAGGGAGCTGAGCTCGGAGGGAGGCAGCGCACAGATCCGAGCCTACACCAAAGCCACCCTCTGTCCCGTACACGAAGGTGAGACCATGAGGTTCTACTGTGAGACATGCCAGAAGCCCATTTGCCGCGACTGCACCGTCTTAGACCACAGCAAGCCCGACCACAAGTATGTTTACTTCAAGGATGCCCTGTCCTCACGGAAAGACGAGATCCAAGATCTGCTCACATCCTGCAGGGGTATGGTAGAGGGCCTTGAAGAAACCAAGGAACGGCTTGAAAGCGAGGAAGGCGAACTACGTGAAACTAAGGAGGGAACGCTGAAGGATATAGAGGAATGGGTGGCTGGTCTGGTATTGGACACacaaaggaagaaagaagaactTAAAGACCAAGTCGAAACAATCTACAACGAGCAGCTCAAGGAACTGTCGGCGGCAAAAAGTAGAGTTGAAATGACTTTAAATGACATCGACAGTGGATGCGGTTTCTCGGAGAAGGTTCTAGATATTGGAACAGACTTCGAGATTTTATCCATGCGCAACGAAATGGCAGCCAGGCTGTCAGATTTGACGAAGATGGAGCGTCCCAAAGTTGACCAAAACCGCTCAGGGCTGATTAAGTTCCGACCGTACGGAGGGATTGGAGAACTCGTCAAGCTGGGGGTCGGGGAGTTAGACTCCCGGACAGTTGGAGAACTTGTGGTGAAGTTCGGAGGATGGGGTCCGCAGCAGGGACAGTTCAAACACCCAGGCGGAGTCGCCGTGAGTTCAGCCGGGCacatcatcgtggcagacaCCGGAAACCACCGCATCCAGGTGTTCGACAGTCGCGGAGTCTTCTTACGCGCATTCGGCTTCTACGGATCGGCAGACGACGCCTTCAGTCACCCTCACGACGTCGCCATGACAACAGACGACCGCATCCTGGTCACCGACAAGGGGAACAAGCTCGTCAAGCTGTTTACCCTCGAAGGGAAACTGATAGGAAAGATCGGTACCGGTAATCTGAAGGAGCCGACAGGAGTGGCGGTGTACAAACATGGCGGCGTGGCTGTGACTGACACCCGGGATGTGAAGACCTTCACACGAACAGGTGTCATGTCGGCTACCTGTACCAGTGACGATCCGGGATACTCGCACTACCTCTGCACAGATGACGAAGGCCGG GTCTACGTGTCTGACTTCACCAACGGGTTCATCAAAGTCCTGGACCAGCGGCACGGGCTGAAGTCTCAGTGGAGCGCAGGGTGGCAGGAGTTCCGCGGGGACGGCTGGGTGTTCCGGCAGAAGAGACTGGCGGGGCCGGGCGGCATCTGTCTGGATAAGGCGCGCaacatcatcgtggctgattaccatggcaacagtgtGGAGGTACTGGACGCGGTAGGCGTGTACAAGGCGACTGTAGCCAACGGACTGAACCATCCCGAGGGGGTGGCGCTGACTCCCCAGGGGCACGTGGTCGTGGTGGATAGTGGGAATAACTGTATTAGGGTGTACAAGTGTAGTTACTAA
- the LOC118409761 gene encoding uncharacterized protein LOC118409761 isoform X3: protein MPVRHVGTGGEMPRKGGSLDTAGRYLAEFGQAGQVGDRRDWDINDASLPEACRLDPFHEWPDGNVRLVFDASDTDARKHVSGWAMRNTNNHNCHILKKSCLGVLVCALHCTTPDGGKIHMRPAICDKARKKQLGKQCPNGSCQGRLELMPCRGHCGYPVTHFWRQENNVIFFQAKGTHDHPRPEPKASAEARRNLSGRRYSIAKQGRSDCLYEGTHAQYVGEGTLKRSRAKMMSTLWDSSPLKKMCLDPFTDKTRSLIAEDQFYLHNYPALPDGKMKDHVTHAVTEPYCSTSTSPVLYGRHKRQEWAVQKCPGGAIWDGQVNKPGNYGHGGSDGDACSSPVTMTTCSQEQRPVDAMPNSSPDGSWGQHSPYQPGAVHGSGGNALSVYSNVHVHQQSFLVRSETIIVTNNNASPSNGAAYPVEKWAVVDGPGSDGDSDGVIRHSGTTRSSFPSNMSPSNAVTFDYPQGDSCHDNQTSTELQRERSLPSIGCFIPETSPGTAANQGQSPPHARYEQAAASYPQGSKPEGSPFSGETRWLPCGRDTAKSDPISVPSVYQSCRYANSPSALVMATTSGPGHFATELPPSGYTTCASTALPCV from the exons GCTTGTCGGCTGGACCCCTTCCATGAGTGGCCTGACGGTAACGTCCGGCTGGTGTTCGACGCTAGCGACACGGACGCGCGGAAACACGTGAGCGGCTGGGCCATGCGCAACACCAACAACCACAACTGTCACATCCTCAAGAAGTCGTGCCTGGGAGTTCTGGTCTGCGCACTGCACTGTACAACTCCTGACGGCGGCAAAATACACATGCGACCTGCCATATGTGACAAGGCTAGGAAGAAACAATTAG GTAAGCAGTGCCCGAACGGTTCGTGCCAGGGCCGGCTGGAGCTGATGCCGTGCCGCGGACACTGCGGCTATCCCGTCACGCACTTCTGGCGCCAGGAGAACAACGTCATTTTCTTCCAG GCCAAAGGGACGCACGACCATCCGCGGCCTGAGCCCAAGGCATCAGCAGAGGCCAGACGGAACCTTTCTGGAAGGAGATACTCTATCGCAAAG CAGGGGAGGAGTGACTGTCTGTACGAAGGCACGCATGCGCAGTACGTTGGTGAAGGCACGCTGAAGAGGAGCCGGGCTAAGATGATGTCTACCTTGTGGGACTCGAGCCCTCTCAAGAAGATGTGCTTAGATCCATTCACAG ACAAAACTCGGAGCCTTATTGCAGAGGACCAATTCTATCTGCACAACTACCCCGCATTGCCTGACGGGAAGATGAAGGATCACGTGACCCATGCCGTCACCGAGCCCTACTGCAGCACGTCCACTTCACCTGTCCTGTACGGTCGCCACAAACGACAAGAGTGGGCCGTTCAGAAGTGTCCAGGCGGCGCCATTTGGGACGGACAGGTCAACAAACCCGGCAACTATGGCCATGGCGGCAGCGACGGGGATGCCTGTAGTTCTCCTGTCACCATGACGACGTGCTCCCAAGAACAGCGCCCTGTCGACGCCATGCCGAACTCTTCTCCAGACGGTTCCTGGGGTCAGCACTCCCCCTACCAGCCGGGCGCGGTGCACGGTAGTGGCGGGAACGCTCTGTCCGTTTATTCGAACGTCCACGTCCACCAGCAATCCTTCCTGGTCAGGTCTGAGACCATCATCGTCACCAACAACAACGCCTCCCCCTCCAACGGCGCCGCCTACCCCGTGGAGAAATGGGCGGTAGTGGACGGGCCCGGCTCCGACGGCGACTCGGACGGCGTCATCAGACACAGTGGAACAACTCGGTCGTCCTTCCCGAGCAATATGAGCCCTTCAAACGCAGTGACCTTTGACTATCCTCAAGGAGacagttgccatgacaaccaaaCGTCCACAGAGCTACAACGGGAGAGATCTCTGCCCAGCATCGGCTGCTTCATCCCTGAAACGTCACCAGGCACAGCAGCCAATCAGGGACAGTCGCCGCCGCATGCGCGATACGAACAAGCAGCAGCCTCCTACCCACAGGGTAGTAAACCGGAGGGTTCACCCTTCTCAGGagaaacaagatggctgccgtgtgGCCGAGACACGGCTAAGTCCGACCCCATCTCTGTCCCCTCCGTGTACCAGAGCTGTAGGTACGCCAACTCACCCAGTGCGCTTGTCATGGCCACCACGTCCGGCCCTGGGCACTTCGCCACCGAGTTGCCGCCCAGTGGGTACACCACCTGCGCCTCAACGGCTTTGCCCTGTGTTTGA